From Sinorhizobium sp. RAC02, a single genomic window includes:
- a CDS encoding SIS domain-containing protein yields MTMTTTRPEGLLAIEREMARQHADALASFRTNGEVAAKAAESLKCTGRLLLLGMGGSHAVGRAVEPLYRLLGIDAIALPLSEQLGAPLSLEGRTVFITSQSGESAEVLRWYDETGGHAETFGFTLENGSFLARTAPCLIGQGGTEQAFAATRSLTVSFALHLAILEALGENAAQAVDALENPLEPAIDEALAALSGVRSVVTSGRRLQGLAEAIALGFTELSRVPCFSLEGGQLRHGPMEMLSPKVGVVLFRSNDETADLVTAMATSVVAAGARLVIFDASGHPPVADAATIAFPPSTGLGAVFAMLPTAQRLMIAFAAARVADAGTPVRSSKITRSE; encoded by the coding sequence ATGACAATGACGACGACACGACCGGAGGGCCTTCTGGCCATCGAGCGGGAAATGGCCCGGCAGCATGCCGATGCGCTTGCCTCCTTCCGCACCAATGGCGAAGTGGCCGCGAAGGCGGCCGAAAGCCTGAAATGCACCGGCAGGCTGCTGCTGCTCGGCATGGGCGGTTCGCACGCCGTCGGCCGGGCCGTCGAGCCGCTCTACCGCCTGCTCGGCATCGACGCGATCGCGCTGCCGTTGTCCGAACAGCTCGGCGCACCGCTGTCGCTTGAGGGCCGCACGGTCTTCATCACCTCGCAATCGGGCGAAAGCGCAGAAGTGCTACGCTGGTACGACGAGACCGGCGGCCACGCCGAAACCTTCGGCTTCACGCTCGAAAATGGCTCCTTCCTCGCCCGCACCGCCCCCTGCCTGATCGGCCAAGGCGGCACCGAACAAGCCTTTGCCGCGACGCGAAGCCTGACTGTGAGCTTTGCCCTGCACCTCGCCATCCTCGAAGCGCTTGGTGAGAATGCCGCGCAGGCCGTCGATGCATTGGAGAATCCGCTTGAGCCTGCCATCGACGAGGCGCTTGCCGCCCTTTCCGGCGTCCGCTCGGTCGTGACATCCGGGCGCCGGCTGCAGGGCCTTGCAGAGGCTATTGCACTCGGCTTTACCGAGCTGTCCCGTGTGCCGTGCTTCTCGCTGGAAGGCGGCCAGTTGCGCCACGGACCGATGGAAATGCTGTCGCCGAAGGTGGGTGTGGTGTTGTTCCGCAGCAATGATGAGACAGCCGATCTCGTAACGGCCATGGCGACCTCAGTGGTCGCGGCCGGCGCCAGGCTCGTGATCTTCGATGCCTCCGGCCACCCGCCGGTCGCCGACGCGGCAACGATCGCCTTTCCGCCCTCGACCGGGCTTGGCGCTGTCTTCGCCATGCTGCCGACGGCACAACGCCTGATGATCGCATTCGCCGCCGCACGCGTTGCCGATGCCGGAACGCCGGTGCGCTCCAGCAAGATTACCCGGAGTGAATGA
- a CDS encoding PfkB family carbohydrate kinase: protein MKPLAVIGNVNVDLIMGPAAPWPQPGTEIIVDHDELRVGGSAGNAALAWLALGTPFEIAASIGSDRFGAWLAESFGDHAKHWPVHGESTTLSVGITHPDGERTFFTTRGHLPLFSLEDVFAVLDGPRLAGGIALLCGAFLTDKLAEDYDRFFDWAGRHDIAVALDTGWPLAGWTEQNKAAARRWLSRSRIALFNEVETTNLAGASDPVEAAHILRRNMPTDAIVVVKSGPKGAVAVNADGKVFRAEAPPVTVIDTIGAGDVFNAAFLAAYAAGNGLEQSLAAGTSVASRAVSTNPRRYAPTLQEGLA, encoded by the coding sequence GTGAAACCGCTTGCCGTCATTGGAAACGTCAATGTCGACCTGATCATGGGTCCGGCCGCGCCCTGGCCGCAGCCCGGCACGGAAATCATCGTCGACCATGACGAACTGCGCGTCGGCGGCTCGGCCGGCAATGCCGCGCTTGCGTGGCTCGCCCTCGGCACGCCCTTCGAAATTGCCGCAAGCATCGGCAGTGACCGCTTCGGTGCCTGGCTCGCGGAAAGTTTTGGCGATCATGCCAAACACTGGCCGGTGCATGGCGAAAGCACCACGCTCTCGGTGGGCATCACCCATCCGGACGGCGAGCGCACCTTCTTCACGACGCGAGGCCATCTGCCGCTCTTCAGCCTGGAGGATGTTTTCGCCGTGCTCGACGGCCCGCGTCTTGCCGGCGGCATTGCGCTGCTCTGCGGCGCCTTCCTCACCGACAAGTTGGCGGAGGACTACGACCGTTTCTTCGACTGGGCGGGTCGCCACGACATCGCCGTTGCCCTCGATACCGGCTGGCCGCTGGCGGGCTGGACCGAGCAAAACAAGGCGGCAGCTAGGCGTTGGCTGTCGCGCAGCCGCATCGCGCTGTTCAACGAGGTGGAAACGACAAACCTTGCCGGCGCGTCCGACCCGGTCGAGGCGGCGCACATCCTTCGCCGGAACATGCCGACGGATGCCATCGTCGTGGTGAAAAGCGGGCCGAAGGGTGCGGTTGCCGTCAATGCCGACGGCAAGGTTTTTCGCGCCGAGGCTCCACCAGTGACCGTTATCGACACGATCGGCGCCGGAGACGTTTTCAATGCAGCCTTCCTGGCAGCCTATGCTGCAGGAAACGGGCTCGAACAAAGCCTTGCGGCAGGAACCAGCGTTGCCTCGCGCGCCGTGTCCACCAATCCCAGACGCTACGCACCGACCTTGCAGGAAGGCCTCGCATGA
- a CDS encoding carbohydrate ABC transporter permease, whose amino-acid sequence MEHRSRLASILIHTAALLFAAVILAPIFWLFVMSISPAADLVAKPLRWWPSTVDFSRYATLLSTIPNSAGAAFTASLVNSILVAGMATIAAIALAVPAGWAVSRTPSIGWSLSLVIATYMLPPVALAVPLYMALAALGLLNSVFGLALVYLSILAPFTTWLMKSGFDGIPREIEQAAMMDGASLFATLRIVTLPLAMPIVATSALFAFLLAWDEFFYALLFTSDQRARTLTVTIADLAGGRVSDYGLIATAGVLAALPPVLVGLLMQRALISGLTSGGVKG is encoded by the coding sequence GGAACACCGCAGCCGACTGGCCTCCATTCTGATCCATACCGCAGCCCTCCTGTTCGCCGCCGTCATTCTCGCACCGATCTTCTGGCTTTTCGTCATGAGCATCTCGCCGGCCGCGGATCTTGTCGCAAAACCGTTGCGCTGGTGGCCGAGCACGGTCGATTTCTCGCGCTATGCCACACTGCTGTCGACCATCCCCAACAGCGCCGGCGCGGCCTTCACCGCCTCGCTCGTCAACAGCATCCTCGTCGCCGGCATGGCGACGATCGCGGCTATTGCGCTCGCCGTTCCGGCCGGTTGGGCCGTCTCGCGCACGCCCTCGATCGGCTGGTCGCTGTCGCTGGTGATCGCCACCTACATGTTGCCACCTGTTGCGCTCGCCGTGCCGCTCTACATGGCGCTCGCAGCCCTGGGGCTCCTCAACTCGGTCTTCGGTCTGGCGCTCGTCTATCTCAGCATCCTTGCTCCTTTCACGACCTGGCTCATGAAATCCGGCTTCGACGGCATTCCTCGCGAGATCGAGCAGGCCGCGATGATGGACGGTGCGAGCCTCTTTGCCACGCTGCGTATCGTTACCCTGCCGCTTGCCATGCCGATCGTCGCCACATCGGCGCTGTTCGCCTTCCTGCTCGCCTGGGACGAGTTTTTCTATGCGCTGCTCTTCACCTCGGACCAGCGCGCACGAACCTTGACGGTGACCATCGCCGACCTCGCCGGCGGGCGCGTTTCCGACTACGGGCTGATCGCCACGGCCGGCGTGCTTGCCGCACTGCCGCCGGTCCTGGTCGGCCTTCTCATGCAACGGGCCTTGATTTCGGGCCTCACCAGCGGCGGTGTGAAAGGATGA